GGTGGATTTCCAGAAATATTTGCACTCGATACAGCCATCGGGCCGGTTTCCCGTAATAACTCAATAGCGACAGGGTGCAATGGCATACGTAACATAACAGTGCCTCGGGTATCACCTAAGTTCCAGGGCAAACTAGGAGCTTGTGGCACCACCATAGACAAAGCACCCGGCCAAAAAGCCTCAATAAGAGTGCGCATTTGCTCGGTGTAATTAGCCACTAGGCCTCTCGCAGTATCCCAACTGCCTACTAACACTGGAACTGGCATATCTGGCCCACGACGTTTAGTGTCAAGCAATTTAGCAACTGCATCATTGTTAAACGCATCGCAACCTAAACCATACAA
This DNA window, taken from Corynebacterium kutscheri, encodes the following:
- a CDS encoding L-threonylcarbamoyladenylate synthase, with the protein product MSRIYNCSDPAMRTTGLKAAVSAVQAGRLVVMPTDTLYGLGCDAFNNDAVAKLLDTKRRGPDMPVPVLVGSWDTARGLVANYTEQMRTLIEAFWPGALSMVVPQAPSLPWNLGDTRGTVMLRMPLHPVAIELLRETGPMAVSSANISGNPPAATVAEAKEQLGTHISVYLDGGQCQLGQASTIIDLSSSQPKILREGAISAERVAQVLDLDVETLR